CAGGAAGAAGATGATCAGCATCACAACAATAAACATTGGACCGTTCATATGGGCAACCAAGGTTGATGAATACTGGAGCATGGTGTCAGAAATCTTCCCGTTATTCAGCACAAGATTAATTCCCCGTGCCAAGCCAATGATCAGCGAAACGCCAACCAAGCTGGAAGCACCTTTCACGAAAGCATCAACGACACCCGTTTCTCCAAGCCCATTTTTACCAGTTGCCGTTAGGAACATGATGATAATTGCAAATGACAGGAATGAAGCCGCCATGGTTGGGAACCACCAACCTTGAGACATAACGCCCCAAACCATCAGTGGGAAGGTGACAACGAATAATATCAAAATCAGCTTTTTACGCATTGTAAATTTGGATTTGGCATCTTCCCCGGTTGGGGCAATTTCCCACATTGCATTAAATTCGTCACGGTCGTCATAGGAGTAAGAAAACTTTGGATCAGCTTTAACTTTCTTGCTGTACCAGTGCAGATAAGTCACGACAAAACTGGCAGCAATCACCAAACCAATGGCCCGCTCCGGCAGACCTTGGGTAAAGTCGATGCCGGCAGCGTTAGACGCAATCACCACGGAAAACGGGTTGATGGTTGAAAAACAGGTTCCAATCGAACTCGCGAGGAAGATTGCGCCAACAGACACGATCGAATCGTACCCCATAGCAATGAAAATCGGTACCAGAATTGGATAAAAGGCGACCGCTTCTTCTTCGATCCCACAAAGGGTTCCACCCAGAACCATCAGGATGGCAACGAAGAAGATCAGCAAGAACTCATGCCCTTTGGTCTTCTTGGTCAGGGCCAGCAGACCGGATTCAAAAGCGCCACTGGCTTTGACGACTCCGATCAAGCCTCCCAGAACCAGGATGAAGACCATAATATCGACGGCTTCAATGGTCCCTTTGACCATGCTGGTCGGGACAGCCGCAATGCTTGCCGGCCGCTGTTTGAGTCGCTGGTAAGTATTTGGAATTGATACCGGCGCAGTGATGCCGCCATCTGTAAATTGCTTAATGTTAATTTTGACGCCCAGCTTGTCTAATTCTTTTTGGGTGCTGGGAACCGTGGTGACTTTACCGTGTGGGTCAGTTACCTGCAAAGATGAATTCGTGTACGATAATTTTGAATAACTACCGGCAGGAACCATCCAGGTGGCAGCCACGGCAACGATTGTCAAAATGAACAGAATGACAAAGGCACCGGGCATTTTCAGCTTGAAATGCTTCTTTGGTTTTTCGACTTGTGCGTCCATAATTTCCCCCCTTCTGAGAAGTACAACACAAAATAGATCAGATTTTTCACTGGTCCTGCCTAGTAATATGATTATTAATCAATAATCCCCCACCACGAAAATTATTGGATTAATCGAATATAGCTCAACAAATAATAGTGTAACGAATATGAAAGCGTTTGACAACACAGCATGTTTGCACAAATTTTTCAAATTAAATTTTACTGAGTATTAAAAAAGTTCCCGATTTGTGGTTAATTAAAA
Above is a genomic segment from Lentilactobacillus buchneri containing:
- a CDS encoding YfcC family protein yields the protein MDAQVEKPKKHFKLKMPGAFVILFILTIVAVAATWMVPAGSYSKLSYTNSSLQVTDPHGKVTTVPSTQKELDKLGVKINIKQFTDGGITAPVSIPNTYQRLKQRPASIAAVPTSMVKGTIEAVDIMVFILVLGGLIGVVKASGAFESGLLALTKKTKGHEFLLIFFVAILMVLGGTLCGIEEEAVAFYPILVPIFIAMGYDSIVSVGAIFLASSIGTCFSTINPFSVVIASNAAGIDFTQGLPERAIGLVIAASFVVTYLHWYSKKVKADPKFSYSYDDRDEFNAMWEIAPTGEDAKSKFTMRKKLILILFVVTFPLMVWGVMSQGWWFPTMAASFLSFAIIIMFLTATGKNGLGETGVVDAFVKGASSLVGVSLIIGLARGINLVLNNGKISDTMLQYSSTLVAHMNGPMFIVVMLIIFFLLGFIVPSSSGLAVLSMPILAPLADTVHIPRYVVVTAYQFGQYAMLFLAPTGLVMATLQMLNMKYSHWLRFVWPVVVFVLVFGGALLVTEVLIN